The window CACGTAGTCGTGCTAATAACGAAGGTAAAGTAGCGACGGATGAGTTGCAAGGTTTATATTATGAGCAACGCGCTTCTGCAGGCTTACTAATAACAGAAGGTTCTCAAGTATCAGAAAAAGCTGTAGGGTATATAAATACACCTGGAATTTATACAGATGCACAAGTAGACGGTTGGAAAAAAGTAACTAAGCGTGTACATGATAAAGGTGGTAAAATCTTTATTCAATTATGGCATGTTGGACGTATGTCGCATCCCGATTTTCATAATGGTGAATTGCCAGTTTCGGCTTCAGCCTTAAATCCAAATGCTAAATCATTTACTCCAGAAGGTTTTAAAGATACAGTGACGCCCAAAGCAATGACTATTGCGGATATTAAGCAAACGGTAGATGATTTTAAAAATGCAGCAACAAATGCTATAAAAGCGGGATTTGACGGCGTAGAGATTCATTCTTCAAACGGGTATTTATTTCAGCAATTCATTAATGGTTGTTCAAATAAAAGAACGGACGACTATGGCGGTAGTTTAGAAAACAGAGCGCGGTTCTTCTTTGAGGTTGTAGATGCTATGAAGACTGTTATTCCTCAGGAGAAAATAGGTGTTCGTTTCAATCCATCTTTGCACGGTATGTTTGGAATTACTTTAGATGAAGACACGATTCCTACGTTTGAATACATCATTAAAAAACTAAACGATTACAATTTAGCGTA is drawn from Psychroserpens sp. NJDZ02 and contains these coding sequences:
- a CDS encoding alkene reductase; amino-acid sequence: MKKQSLLTPYNTNLNLKNRVVMAPMTRSRANNEGKVATDELQGLYYEQRASAGLLITEGSQVSEKAVGYINTPGIYTDAQVDGWKKVTKRVHDKGGKIFIQLWHVGRMSHPDFHNGELPVSASALNPNAKSFTPEGFKDTVTPKAMTIADIKQTVDDFKNAATNAIKAGFDGVEIHSSNGYLFQQFINGCSNKRTDDYGGSLENRARFFFEVVDAMKTVIPQEKIGVRFNPSLHGMFGITLDEDTIPTFEYIIKKLNDYNLAYVHLSEPFTDVSEVPFAVTEIAKHFRPLYNGTLMINTAFDKNKGNKVIDAGEADLVAYGKPFISNPDLVERFENNLELADWDQETFYTTGVKGFTDYPKASK